gtaagcgttcgtgaacgccactcccagccacaagcggcacagcaaggttgtttcaccgcgggaaaggctagaggGCAGTTGCAGCCGTAGAAAGGGTCAAGCGTatgcaatcggcaattgaaggcacttgaactccagaaagcttgtgactttttgcgtgcaagcagacgaagtgcCCTGGCAGTGTctgtcctcgccaaaggtattggacgCGTCGGGGAGTCTTCGTGGGCAGaccaggcagcactgtcagcaaagtcgttgccgacgatgccacagtgagcagaaatccactgaaatacgatgttgtgccctgtttccagagcatggtggtgcACTTCCCtaatgtcggatatcatctgctcgtaagttctgcgATGTAAGGcggacttgatactgtgaagagctgccttagagtcacaaaatataacccatttctgtgccggctcttcggtgacgtaggtcagagctgcatggagggctgtaagttctgccgacgtagatgtagtcatatgtgacaatttgaatttaactgtaacctgcttggctggaacgacgaatgcggcagttgagctggtaggtgaggtcgaaccgtcggtatatatatgaaTGCAGTCATGACATGTCTGGTGcagtaataggagcgtcagttgttTCAAAGCCGGCGACGGATgtttggccttcttggtgattccgggaatagtaaaattcacttgaggttgtcgtaggcaccacaggggagatgaaagCTTCGCCTCCGGTGTATAAGAGGAAGGTGTGTACTCTTTGTAAGCGCTAATCactcttgaaaaggtcgcttCAGGTCTCTCGGCTGGCACGGAAGCATAGTGATGGTCGAGGATCCTTGACAGATGGCAAATGTGCGCTCTGAGAGAGTCGAGAGCTACGTGTGTCCGGATCATAtagtctctcgcgatggctattgttgctgttgttgaggtgcaccgaggcaacCCTAAACACGTGTGCAGGGCTTGACCTTGCTTGCTCTCCAGAGCTCGAATGTttgtcttgcatgtatttgacaaaacaGGTAGACTGTAACGTAGGAATCCCAGGAACAGTactctgtacagctgcagcatagaatgaaGTGGTGTACCCCAGTTTTTTCCGCAGAGAAATTTGAAGACCTGAGCAATAGCAATTAACTTATTCTTCTTCAGATAGGCGCAGTGAGGGCTCCACGAGAGGTTGCGTTCAATGATGACAACCAGACAGCGATGCGTCTTaccataggacacagcttgacgtTGATTGTAACTGGATACAATGACacttgtttgcgcgtaaagccaaccaatgcgcacattttggtagacacactgaggccttgttctcgtagataagacgcaGTCATGGTTGCTGCCCGCtaaagcctggcccgcacctgaggccgagtcacagcagaggcccagatgcaaatgtcgtcggcgtatattgagacatgaactgtccgcggtaagtGCTCCGCAAGTCTTACCAGGACGAAAATATTATAAACACAGCTAAGCATTTCCCTCCGCACCAGCACACTTCCTTTGCTTTTTAGTGACTTTTCAGTGACACCCTCACCATGGGGAGATTATCTATGCGCATGCTCTGTGTGTTATTATTTGTTTTGTTCAATTTATTATTTGTTCAAGTTCAAGTGACAGCCGCGATGTCGTGTTCCACCACTCTCCGAGATAACAGAAGATTGCGTTGCGGTCAAAGGAAATGTCTATAGCCTAACAGCGGCATCACACAAATTGCTGTCAAACGCTGCAGGACTATTTGGCGCTGTAAAACAAGTGCAGAAGCACCATTCTCCTAGCTTTCCGTTCGTTGCCACACAATCGTAATCACCCCGCAACTTGGTTGCTCAAGAGCAGGCGCCCTTTGTATCGGCGGTGAAAGTTCGACCGCCAACTACCGAGCACTGACCACCAACTACCGACCCCAAGACGGGTGAAAGTGCCAAAGAAACCTCTTCGCTTTAAAACATAGATGTTCAGTTATtcccactattttttttttcggctgcacCATTCCTCAGCAGCGTGTACCGTTCAATAAAATtcgttgctgggctagttgattcaTTATGCTGAAGGAGAGTTGCCGCAGGTACAGGCCCCCACGATGACGTCGCGAAGCGGGGGATCACGTGCGACGACGGCACCAAGACACGCTAAATAGTGTGTTTTCGGGAAGGTCTGATGATTTGGGAGTACTGCGAAATATGGATTCTATAGAAGCCAAAAATGATAAAAATGTGCTGCAAACTCAACTtcataaaaaaaaacgctccAGATTTCCTTTAATTCCGGACGAAGTGGGAATTAGCGTAGGTGTGTGATCCACACCATAGACCCATGTTGTAGTTGATCGAACACAACAAACTATACATGGCCATATAACTTGCCTGCGCCTCACAAATTTTAAGCCACAGGGCAATCTTTCGAACACAAATAATTGTATTGTTTTACTTTCAGCGcaccttttatatatatatatatatatatatatatatatatatatatatttgtcaagcgtctttatttttaatttgtacttatttcctttttcttttgtcgTAGCACTTGTTCATTAGCAAACATATTTAAAATAGGAGGAATAGCGTGCTGTTTAGCCTTGTCATCACGTAAGACGTGACAAAGACCAGATGCAGATATCTATGGTTTATTCATTCGCACAAGAGAAAGCAACAATCATGAAAGCAGTGAAGATTCTCGCCGGCGTTCGGGCGTCGGGTGAAAAGAGAATggtacccttttttttttttttttgtgctagcCTGCCCGGTGGCTAGCGCCAGTATCCGTGTCCGCCACCGTATCCGCCACCGTATCCTCCTCCGAAGCCGCCTCCGTATCCGCCTCCATAGCCACCTCCATAGCCGTGACTGACAGTGAGCACGGGCTTGACTACGTGGGATACCGTGGCCACCGGCTGCTTGACATAAGTCACAATTGGCTTGGATACATAGCCAACGCTGACCACTGGTTTTGAGATATAAGAAACAGATGCGTGGCCGTAGCCGCCAGCTGCTACTCCAGTGGCCAGGGCGCACGCCAACAGTACCCActgcaaggaaagaaaatattATGCACAAGTGTATTGAGCGTGTTTATTTACCAGAGCTCGAAGGTCAACTGTGAGAATCTCTATCATCTCTATCATAAGTGCGCGATTGATGTAGGAAGTAGCGGTGGATGATGACGAAAGATTAAGTCACGGAGCATTCACACTGGCGTCACACTCATGGGGATAACAAAGAAAATAACTTTGCGAACTCGCCTTCTTCTTACCGCAATATCTGTTTCGTGGTCACAGATACCGCTCAGCCACCGCTTGCACGAGCTCATTCCGTCACGAAGAGGTTCACTGTATCTTAATTCCGATCGCGATTTCATTAGAAGACTTTAAAATTTATACACATCTAAGTACTCTAGAAGCGCGTTTTTTTACTACCTAAAAGTCTAATTCCTGCAAGCCAAATCCCCATTTTATAGAGCAGTTTCTCCGGAAATCATTTATTCTTGCATATATATGACTACAAGTTTGGGAAAGATTTCATTGATTCCCGCCATATTAAATTCTAAGTGTGCACGGAACACAAAATCGGCCTTAAAAATTTCTGCCATCTAATGAATTATGTGCGTCTTCGGTTCTAGAAGCTAATTCATCTGGTAAGTTCCGCTTGCAGTCGCCTGTGCGATTACTGTTGTTATCACGAAAGACGACGTTACCTCTAATTTTTCTTCGCTTAATAAAAGTAATAATGACGATGTTTCCCCACCATTTACTGACTGTGGCAGCTAGAGACACGATTTGTTGACCCTTGAATCCCTAATTCTCGAAGTCAGCGCTGCGATGTGGCCATTTGCCCGCGTCTACTGTACTCTGTTCCACCTACTACAGGCACGATCGTCTCAATCACATCACATACATATTTGCCCTCTCCTCTTTCTTTCAATCTCATTACCTTCCATCCCTCAGTGAATGGTGATCGATTGCAATATGATCTGATTAACATGCTCTCACTACGTTCACACAACCTATAATGCTTATAAAACAAAGAAGATTGCGTAAAAATGAAGTCCCCTGTGCAAGACGTCGTACTCATCTCGTTAATACTGATGGGGCACGACACCATCAAGAGGGCTCGAGGAGTTCGACATGGAACGGCGGACTTCTGAGAGACTCCAAGGGGCGCAAGGATACACGCAAATCTCTGAACAACCACATCAAGGCATACGTCTAAAGAAATCAATCAAGTCACATTCATGCCCACGCACACTCGCTGTAACGACTCGCAACGTCTGTGGCACATAACACTCTGAAAGGAGCTTTTatattaatttataatttctaaTTGCTGGGTTGACATCGAAAGAGCATATCATCGGGAAAGCGGTGGACACTGTATTTGTACAATTCCCGAATAGCTTACTGTAATGAAATTTAAACTGACCCGTCTGATGGGAAACGTTTAGCGCCCAGCCTTGTTTACTATGGCTTCGGTTAGTTCATCATTGGCGACGAAATATACGCattttataatatatatatatatatatatatatatatatatatatatatatatgcgtatttCATAACAGCACAAAATATAAGTGCATTCCTGTCATAATTTGTAGAACAAGGCTCAAAGATGTCACCTTTAACTGAGCCAGCAAGCCGTTTCACGTCAAGGCTCGCTGGCAAAGTTTTCAGTGAGACTCGCAGAATAGTATAAGCTCGAAGGAACCGAAGACAACATGTATTTACTCACGTAAAGGTGCATTGCGTTCTGTTGAAATGAGAAGAGCGAGGCTTGTCAGACTTTTCACTGGAAGGTTGTGGTACCGGTGCCCGGTCAGCCCGCCTTATATACGCTTGAATTCGGCCTTAAGAATGGGTGAGAATATGGAGTTGAAATTGTTGACCTGGTGCGGCTTGTTACGCAACAAGGTTGGCTTCCTGCCCCGCATCCTAcattctttgttctttcttttttgtgaagCCGTCATTAGCAATATTCAGGCGGGAAACGCTTATTTTTACTCGTGCGTGTCCATTTATGAGTCCCATTAACCCGAACTCACCGCGTTAAGCTTTCATTACCCCCGCACTCGGAGACGGAAGAATAACTCTCGCTTCGAAGCTCCGGTCAGCGGAACGGGTTACGAAATTATTACGGTGCGAATACAGACCCTGCACGAGCCCCTCAAAGAATTTTTCTCTTCTACTTTTCCCTGAAAGTGACTGTTTTTTTCTTCCATTTCTAAAGTAATGAGCACTCATTACCTAAACAATAAGAACCCAGGTGTGTTCTGACTGTTTCGTACTTGTACACGTGTCATGTTCACGGACGCGCGGCATGTACTCCGTTTAATCGTCACGCCATTTGGTGGCGCACCGTTTACTCTGCCGTTATGAAAGGGCAggcactgagaaaaaaaaacaaaaacaaaatagcAATTCAGAAATTCCGAAAGAGAATGCGGGAGCTTGACTCTGTTGTAGCTGTGCAAAACTGTGGCCATGGGCAGGAAGGGTGCCCATGAGTCTGAAATTGCTTTGAGGAGGAAGCACAGGTGAGCCACCGAGAAAGCCTAGCAAAGATCTGCGAGGGACCGGGGGCCGAAACAAACTTCGTCATAAATGGTAAAACCGCGCTATGCGCACCACACGAGTAAGCCTATATATTGGACGCGAGGGCATACCTTGACGTCATCAACTCCCAACGTCCGAGTTACGTGTACACTTCGATCTAGTGTCCACAAGTTGGATCACGTACGGAACATTTGATTACATCGGCGACGCCGGGCGATATATT
The DNA window shown above is from Dermacentor silvarum isolate Dsil-2018 chromosome 1, BIME_Dsil_1.4, whole genome shotgun sequence and carries:
- the LOC125939767 gene encoding intermediate filament protein ON3-like, which gives rise to MHLYWVLLACALATGVAAGGYGHASVSYISKPVVSVGYVSKPIVTYVKQPVATVSHVVKPVLTVSHGYGGGYGGGYGGGFGGGYGGGYGGGHGYWR